The following proteins are co-located in the Triticum aestivum cultivar Chinese Spring chromosome 1A, IWGSC CS RefSeq v2.1, whole genome shotgun sequence genome:
- the LOC123068752 gene encoding probable WRKY transcription factor 31: protein MVDSDRPATRPPPPPSYTRSPPPSTHPPTVSPSSSIDRHPFLDSLLLSMDQSSFVAAGLKRKNAALGCGRELPSEAVGLGYGANDGDGERRVVVGEMDFFETEMRKEKRDKKDHAAAGAADGDLGMKPDLTIDMGLHVGGRRRNSGSEESTVDDGVSSNDEDHREAKAELAAAKSELARVNEENKRLKTMLANANTKCSSLHMQIALMQQQQQQHRSSHGHGHGHQFEPEKREQQLLLDAGNHSQLVPRQFMSLGSSSSPDEPRPARGTDASPSSNPLLAVGPDAAMDCAGCHGIVGAGKAELMPLPSFEHHGHHERGGSPEAMQGWLPSKVPKFLPAAKGPEPPPPEAAAAAATMRKARVSVRARSEAAMISDGCQWRKYGQKMAKGNPCPRAYYRCTMAAGCPVRKQVQRCAEDRTVLITTYEGNHNHPLPPAAMAMASTTAAAASMLLSGSMPSADGLMAGGSNFLARAVLPCSSSVATISASAPFPTVTLDLTQTTPGQGASPPRAPEPAQLQAALAEAARPVSLPQLFGQKLYDQSKLSAVQAVAGTKGDGGAQLADTVNAATAVIASDPNFTAVLAAALTSYIGSSSGSGSAGGGATAAGGSSGTVQPLVSSGGDSCSRDDTTG, encoded by the exons ATGGTGGACTCAGATCGACCCGCCACGCGTCCCCCTCCGCCACCTTCTTATACCCGAAGCCCACCTCCATCCACCCATCCGCCCACggtctccccctcctcctccatcgATCGCCATCCGTTTCTTGATTCCTTGTTGCTGTCAATGGATCAGTCGTCCTTCGTCGCCGCCGGCCTCAAGCGCAAGAACGCCGCCCTCGGCTGCGGCAGGGAGCTGCCCTCGGAGGCGGTGGGGCTGGGCTACGGGGCGAACGACGGCGACGGGGAGCGCCGGGTGGTGGTCGGCGAGATGGACTTCTTCGAgacggagatgaggaaggagaagCGGGACAAGAAGGACCATGCCGCCGCCGGCGCGGCGGACGGCGATCTCGGCATGAAGCCCGACCTCACCATCGAC ATGGGGCTGCACGTCGGGGGCCGGAGGAGGAACAGCGGCAGCGAGGAGTCCACCGTCGACGACGGCGTCTCCTCCAACGACGAGGACCACAGGGAGGCCAAGGCCGAG TTAGCGGCCGCAAAATCGGAGCTGGCGCGGGTGAACGAGGAGAACAAGCGGCTCAAGACCATGCTCGCCAACGCCAACACCAAGTGCAGCTCCCTCCACATGCAGATCGCgctcatgcagcagcagcagcagcagcacaggagcagccatggccacggccacggccaccagTTCGAACCGGAGAAGAGGGAGCAGCAGCTCCTCCTCGACGCGGGGAACCACAGCCAGCTGGTGCCGAGGCAGTTCATGAGCCTCGGCTCCTCGTCGTCGCCCGACGAGCCCCGCCCCGCCCGCGGCACCGACGCGTCGCCGAGCAGCAACCCCCTCCTCGCCGTCGGCCCCGACGCGGCCATGGACTGCGCCGGATGCCATGGCATCGTCGGCGCGGGCAAGGCGGAGCTCATGCCGCTGCCGTCGTTCGAGCACCACGGTCACCACGAGAGGGGCGGCAGCCCGGAGGCCATGCAGGGCTGGCTGCCTAGCAAGGTGCCCAAGTTCCTCCCTGCTGCCAAGGGACCCGAGCCTCCCCCGCctgaggctgccgccgccgctgccaccatgCGTAAGGCCCGCGTCTCCGTGCGCGCCCGCTCCGAAGCCGCCATG ATCAGCGACGGATGCCAGTGGCGCAAGTACGGGCAGAAGATGGCCAAGGGCAACCCGTGCCCGCGCGCCTACTACCGGTGCACCATGGCCGCCGGCTGCCCGGTGCGGAAGCAGGTGCAGCGCTGCGCCGAGGACCGGACGGTGCTCATCACCACGTACGAGGGCAACCACAACCACCCGCTGccgccggcggccatggcgatggcgtCCACCACGGCAGCCGCGGCCTCCATGCTGCTGTCCGGGTCCATGCCCAGCGCCGACGGGCTCATGGCGGGCGGGTCCAACTTCCTGGCGCGCGCCGTGCTGCCCTGCTCCTCCAGCGTGGCCACCATCTCGGCGTCGGCGCCGTTCCCGACCGTCACGCTCGACCTCACGCAGACGACGCCGGGGCAGGGCGcgtcgccgccgcgcgcgccgGAGCCCGCGCAGCTCCAGGCGGCGCTGGCCGAGGCGGCGCGGCCGGTGTCGCTGCCGCAGCTGTTCGGGCAGAAGCTGTACGACCAGTCCAAGCTCTCCGCCGTGCAGGCCGTGGCCGGCACCAAAGGGGACGGCGGCGCGCAGCTGGCCGACACGGTGAACGCGGCCACGGCCGTCATCGCGTCCGACCCCAACTTCACCGCCGTGCTCGCGGCCGCGCTCACCTCCTAcatcggcagcagcagcggcagcggcagcgcagGAGGTGGCGCCACGGCCGCCGGCGGGAGCAGCGGCACGGTGCAGCCGCTGGTGAGCAGCGGCGGCGATAGCTGCAGTAGAGACGACACGACCGGCTAG
- the LOC123068759 gene encoding GTPase ERA-like, chloroplastic — translation MELGLALRLAAPPARLPRRRYSTPPCAPGRSGICAGRRESRGAGAVSTSGGVSYAVVEDEEGEEEEMARPRLELIEKPDRSLALLDEYESEELGAALCANHRSGYVAVLGKPNVGKSTLINQIVGQKLSIVTDKPQTTRHRILGICSEPEYQIILYDTPGVIKKEMHKLDSMMMKNVQSAIGNADCVIVVADASKLPEKIDDMLEAGVGNKDTKVPVVLVLNKKDMIKPGEIAKKLEWYQKFTDVDDVIPISAKFGHGVVDIKEWILSKLPLGPAYYPKDIASEHPERFFVGEIVREKIFLQYRQEIPYACQVNVTSYKSRPSAKDFIQVEILVERESQRSIILGKDGKAIKTLATASRLDIEDFLQKKVYLEIDVKVKENWRQDERLLKRYGYGGEIQAL, via the exons ATGGAGCTAGGCCTCGCGCTCCGGCTAGCCGCGCCGCCGGCGCGCCTCCCCCGCCGCCGGTATTCAACACCGCCGTGCGCGCCAGGACGGAGCGGTATCTGCGCTGGGAGGCGCGAGAGTAGGGGGGCGGGGGCTGTGTCGACGAGTGGGGGTGTGAGCTATGCGGTGGTTGaagatgaggagggggaggaggaggagatggcgagGCCGCGGCTGGAGCTCATCGAGAAGCCGGACCGGAGCCTGGCGCTGCTGGACGAGTACGAGTCGGAGGAGCTGGGGGCGGCGCTCTGCGCCAACCACCGCAGCG GTTATGTTGCTGTGTTGGGGAAGCCGAATGTCGGCAAGAGCACCCTGATAAACCAAATTGTGGGTCAGAAGCTTTCGATCGTAACGGACAAGCCACAGACCACACGTCACCGCATTCTTGGTATATGTTCGGAACCAGAATACCAG ATAATACTTTATGACACGCCAGGCGTCATTAAGAAGGAAATGCACAAGCTAGACTCGATGATGATGAAGAATGTCCAGAGCGCTATTGGCAATGCGGACTGTGTGATTGTCGTCGCTGATGCTTCCAAACTGCCCGAAAAG ATAGATGATATGCTGGAAGCGGGTGTGGGAAACAAAGATACCAAGGTCCCTGTTGTGTTGGTACTCAACAAGAAAGATATGATAAAACCCGGAGAAATCGCAAAGAAACTCGAG TGGTACCAAAAATTCACTGATGTTGACGATGTTATACCTATAAGTGCTAAATTTGGTCATGGAGTGGTTGATATCAAGGAGTGGATATTGTCAAAGCTTCCACTAGGTCCTGCCTACTACCCCAAG GACATAGCTAGTGAACACCCCGAGAGATTTTTTGTGGGGGAAATAGTGAGGGAAAAGATTTTTCTTCAATATAGGCAGGAAATTCCATACGCATGCCAG GTTAATGTTACAAGTTACAAAAGCAGGCCTAGTGCCAAGGATTTTATTCAAGTTGAGATACTTGTTGAGAGGGAATCACAAAGAAGCATTATACTTGGGAAG GATGGGAAAGCTATAAAGACGTTGGCAACAGCATCAAGGCTTGACATTGAAGATTTCCTTCAAAAGAAGGTTTATCTTGAG ATAGATGTGAAGGTGAAGGAAAACTGGCGGCAAGATGAACGGCTTTTGAAACGTTACGGCTATGGTGGGGAGATTCAAGCGCTATAA
- the LOC123068768 gene encoding pre-rRNA 2'-O-ribose RNA methyltransferase, with product MGKAKGKQRQDKYYHLAKEQGYRSRAAFKLLQLDARFRFLPTARAVLDLCAAPGGWVQVAVNHAPVGAFVVGVDLVPIRPIRGAHSLTEDITTSKCRSAVRKLMDSKGVAAFDVVLHDGSPNVGGAWAQEATTQSALVIDAVRLATMFLAPKGAFITKVFRSQDYNAIMFCLKQLFEKVEVTKPSASRGTSAEIYIICLKYKAPAKIAPELLDIKHLFNVEPEKKMPRDVLGTNKKDKRQREGYDDGVTVLRKVGQASDFIWSDAQTPLEFLGSVTEISFDDEASVPIKNHEFTTDEIKNLCDDLRVLDKNSFKHILKWRIRIRKALSSSSQVTPKADGTVVETKVNDDDQLLQEMEDLTSFIDRKKRRDKKRQSRRRAKDKARKATGMQIDATEEGYGDPDLFSIKAIKGGKDLQAVESAEYNAEDGSGDSENEETQTHEDSDEEMDSDEEHLRYDAQLEEMLDEAYERFVTKKGGEVKQERKRAKRINTDADTDLLEGGEDDGSDVDMDQGSEEEEDQEANPLLLSFDSAKPTKEQTTKQWFGQDLFAELGADLDEKSDSEDEREKPRKNLKKKVDSGKKETPAKAQLDSGKKEKPTKAQRLQQDDIEMVAAEPVRAADDSSSSSDESDDLDEDMDDDTKAEVLAYAHKMLRKKQREQILDDAYNKYMFDDVGLPKWFAEDEKRHTVPMKPITKEEVAAMKAQFREIDARPSKKVAEAKARKKRVAAKKLEKARQKADIVADQSDINEQSKAKMIDKIYRKAVSTQRPKKEYVVAKKGVQVRTGKGKVLVDPRMKKDKRSAGSGKKGGKGKKGAGGGQKKGGKAGGGGRKAGGGKGGPR from the exons atgGGCAAGGCGAAGGGGAAGCAGAGGCAGGACAAGTACTACCACCTCGCCAAGGAGCAGGGGTACCGGAGCCGAGCGGCCTTCAAGCTATTACAGCTCGACGCGCGGTTCCGGTTCCTGCCGACGGCGCGGGCCGTGCTCGACCTCTGCGCGGCGCCCGGCGGGTGGGTGCAGGTGGCCGTCAACCACGCGCCCGTGGGCGccttcgtcgtcggcgtcgaccTCGTGCCCATCCGCCCCATCCGCGGCGCCCACTCCCTCACCGAGGACATCACCACCTCCAAGTGCCGCTCCGCCGTGCGCAAGCTCATGGACTCCAAGGGCGTCGCCGCCTTCGACGTCGTCCTCCACGACGGCTCGCCCAACGTCGGCGGCGCCTGGGCGCAGGAGGCCACCACCCAGTCCGCCCTCGTCATCGACGCCGTCCGCCTCGCCACCATGTTCCTCGCCCCCAAGGGCGCCTTCATCACCAAG GTCTTCAGGTCCCAGGATTACAATGCTATCATGTTCTGTCTTAAGCAG CTGTttgagaaggttgaggtgaccAAACCTAGTGCGAGTCGTGGCACGTCCGCTGAAATTTACATTATCTGTCTCAAATATAAAGCGCCTGCAAAGATTGCTCCAGAACTTCTTGATATAAAGCACCTGTTCAACGTCGAACCTGAGAAGAAGATG CCTAGGGATGTACTTGGTACTAATAAAAAGGACAAAAGACAGCGTGAAGG GTACGATGATGGAGTCACAGTATTGAGGAAAGTTGGTCAGGCATCAGATTTTATATGGTCTGATGCTCAGACACCACTGGAATTTCTTGGTTCTGTTACAGAAATTTCATTTGATGATGAAGCATCTGTGCCTATCAAGAATCATGAGTTTACTACAGATGAG ATAAAAAATCTTTGTGACGATTTACGTGTGCTGGATAAAAACAGCTTTAAGCATATCTTGAA GTGGCGCATACGCATAAGGAAAGCATTGTCGTCAtcttcccaagtgacacctaaggCTGATGGTACTGTGGTGGAGACCAAGGTCAACGATGATGACCAACTTCTACAGGAAATGGAAGACCTGACGAGTTTCATTGATAGGAAAAAAAGAAGAGATAAGAAGCGTCAATCAAGACGTCGTGCAAAG GATAAAGCACGCAAGGCAACAGGAATGCAAATTGATGCTACAGAAGAGGGATATGGTGATCCTGACTTGTTCTCTATTAAGGCTATCAAG GGTGGGAAAGATCTTCAGGCTGTTGAGTCAGCAGAGTATAATGCGGAAGATGGCTCTGGAGACAGTGAGAATGAAGAGACTCAAACTCATGAAGACTCTGACGAGGAAATGGATTCTGATGAAGAACATCTGAG GTATGATGCTCAACTTGAGGAGATGCTTGATGAAGCTTACGAACGTTTTGTGACAAAGAAAGGTGGAGAAGTAAAACAAGAACGCAAACGTGCCAAGAGAATCAATACTGATGCTGATACAGATCTGTTAGAG GGAGGTGAAGATGATGGTAGCGATGTTGACATGGACCAAGGTTCTGAGGAAGAGGAAGATCAAGAGGCAAACCCCCTTTTACTGTCTTTTGATTCAGCGAAGCCAACAAAAGAGCAGACTACAAAGCAGTGGTTCGGTCAGGATCTGTTTGCAGAATTAGGAGCTGACCTAGATGAGAAGAGTGACAGTGAGGATGAAAGAGAGAAGCCGCGTAAGAACTTGAAAAAGAAGGTGGATTCAGGAAAGAAGGAAACCCCGGCTAAAGCACAGCTGGACTCAGGAAAGAAGGAGAAACCGACTAAAGCTCAGCGCCTGCAGCAAGATGATATTGAGATGGTGGCAGCAGAGCCAGTCCGAGCTGCAGATGACTCGTCCTCATCCTCGGACGAGTCAGACGATCTAGATGAGGACATGGACGACGACACCAAGGCCGAAGTGCTGGCCTATGCGCATAAGATGCTGAGGAAGAAGCAGAGGGAGCAGATCCTGGATGACGCCTACAACAAGTACATGTTTGACGACGTGGGCCTGCCCAAGTGGTTTGCCGAGGATGAGAAGAGGCACACCGTGCCCATGAAGCCGATCacgaaggaggaggtggcggctaTGAAGGCGCAGTTCAGGGAGATCGACGCGCGGCCATCAAAGAAGGTGGCGGAGGCCAAGGCGCGCAAGAAGCGGGTGGCGGCCAAGAAGCTGGAGAAGGCGCGGCAGAAGGCGGACATCGTGGCGGACCAGAGCGACATCAACGAGCAGTCCAAGGCCAAGATGATCGACAAGATCTACCGCAAGGCGGTGTCGACCCAGCGGCCCAAGAAGGAGTATGTGGTGGCCAAGAAGGGCGTGCAGGTCCGGACCGGCAAGGGCAAGGTGCTGGTGGACCCCCGGATGAAGAAGGACAAGCGGAGTGCCGGCTCGGGCAAGAAGGGCGGCAAGGGTAAGAAGGGCGCTGGCGGCGGTCAGAAGAAAGGTGGGAAGGCTGGTGGCGGTGGGAGGAAGGCCGGCGGCGGCAAAGGGGGGCCGCGTTGA